CCACCTTCTGTCATAGATATCCCCATCCATTCCGCTCAACTGGCAAGTCAAGACAGTATTCTCCAGACTGCTTGCGAGAGCATCAATAATCAAGTTGGAATGATTGGAATATGGGGTCCAGATGGAGTTGGGAACACACATCTCCTGAACAAGATCAACAACTCCTTTGTTGGACCTAACCCTCCATATTTTGTTATCTTTGTTACGGCCTCCAGAGAATCCTTGGTACGAAATATTCAAGCTCAAATTATACAACGTCTCGAAATAAGAAAGGATGATGTTGTGCCAAATCCAGCCACCAACATATCAGAACAACTCAGGACAAGAGACTTTCTCCTGTTGGTGGATGGCCTTTATGAGAACCTAGACCTTCTAGAAGTTGGCATTCCACATCCTCTTGGAATAATTGAGGGCCAATTCAAGAGGAAAGTGGTAATCACATCACAATCAAAAACTGTATGTGACCGAATGTTTGTGAATGAATATATAGAGATGCCTGGTTTGGGTGAGACTGAATCCTTCGAGCTATTTGCACAAACTTTTGGTCAGGAAGATATTGATTCTGATCCCCACATCAGGGCCATAGCTCATGATCTCGTAAAGGAACTAAAAGGTGTGCCGTCAGACTTAATACATTTTGGGAAACAAATGGTAGGTAAAAGCGATCCAGGGGAGTGGGAAGATGTCATTTGTACAGTAAGGAAGTTGAACCTTCAAAAGAAAGACCCAACTTTGGTACGTATGTTGTACATCAAAACTGAAATTTTGTTATGTATTTTTATCTGGTCCTAATGCCCTCTTTTAGCTTTAATTAATTTTTTCTTGCCTTAGGGTGGAAGGACTTTGAAAAATCTCAAGGATGCCACCAACAACTTGGTTGCGAGGAGCAAAGATGTCCATAATAAGATTAAGGCTTCCGAGCGGGAGGGCATGACATCCACGAATGAGGTGAACAAATGGCTGGAACAAGTGGATACCATCAATTATGATGTGGAGGTAATCTTTGCGCGCAACAAGTTGAAAAAGGATGTTACTATGGAAGCAATCAAGACGGTTCCTCAGGTCCAAGAATGTCTCAGGGCTTGTCCCAATAATATTGCATTTGTGTCAGTGCCACCTCCTGCCCAAGAGATACCGGGCCCCTGTATGTCTTCCCAGAACCGTAACCTTAAAGAGGCTCTCCAGTTCATTAAGGATGACCCTGTGGGAATGATTGGAATATGGGGTCCAGGTGGAGTTGGGAAAACATATCTTCTGAACAGTATCAATAACTCAATTGCTGTTGCTGGAGGCATTTCATTTGATGTTATCTTTGTGAGGGCCTCTAGGGGGTGTTCAGTGGAGAAGATCCAAGGAGATTTCCTAATGAAGCTCGGAATGAAAGCAGATGGTAATGTGGAATCTCAAAGCCAAAAGATTTTTAATTTCCTGAAAAACAGGAGCTTTCTTATACTGTTGGATGACCTTTGGGAGCAAATTGATCTGCAAGCAGTTGGCATTCCTTATCCTCTTGGAATTCTGGGCCAATTCAAGAGGAAAGTGATAATCACGTCACGATCAGAAAACGTATGTCATCTGATGGATGTGAAGGTGCCTATAGAAGTGCCTCGCTTGGAAGATGGTGAAGCACTCCAGCTATTTAAACAAACGGTTGGTCAGGAAAATCTGAATGAGGATCCGCACATCGGGGCCCTTGTGATAGATCTTGTCAAAGAACTACAAGGTCTGCCATCAGAATTGATACATTTTGGGAAGGTATTGCGAAGAAAAAGAGATCCAATGCAGTGGGAAAATGTCATTCAGGCAGTAAAGAAATCAAACCTTTGTAAGGATGACCCATTGTCTGTGGTAAGTTTTTACACCAAAAATCATTTAAAAAAATTATAACTGCTCATAAATGCCAAATTTTACTATTAATTAACATGGAAAATTCCTGCCCTGAAGACAGGAAAGATTGTGAAAGATCTTAAGGATGCCAACAAAAGCTTGCTTGCAAGGAGCAATGACATCCGCCGTAGGATTGAGACTGACGAGCGAGAGGGCAGGACATCCACGATTGAGGTGGATGGATGGCTGGAAAAAGTTGCTATTATCAATTCTGGTGCACAGGTAATCTTCAATGGCTATGAGTTGAATAAGGATATCAGAATGGAGGCAACTGAGAAGCTTTCTGAGATCCAAGAATGTCTCAGGGCTTGTCCCGATAATAATAATATTGCACTTGAGTCTGTGCCGGCACCTACCCAAGAGATACCCGGTCCATCAATGTCTGCTGAGAACTGTAATCTTCAAAAGGCTCTCCTATTCATTAATGATGACCCTGTGGGAATGATTGGAATATGGGGTCCAGGTGGAGTGGGGAAAACATATCTTTTGAAAAATATCAATAACTCATTTGGAGGCATGTCCTTGCATGTTATCTTTGTGACAGCCTCCAAGGGGTGTTCAGTGCAAACCATCCAAGAGGAGATTCTAAAGAAGCTCAGAATGCCAGAAGGAGCTAATGTGGAATCTCAATGCCAAATCATTTACGAATTCCTGAAAAATAGAAGCTTTCTTCTTTTGTTGGATGACCTTTGGGAGCAAATTGATTTGCAAGCAGTTGGCATACCATATCCCCTTGGAATTGTAAACCAACTCAAAAGAAAAGTGGTTCTTACAACAAGATTAAGAAAAGTTTGTGGTCAAATGGAGGTAAGGGAAGAGTTAATAGTCACTTGTCTGCAGGAGGAGGATGCATGGCAGTTATTTAAAGAGAAGGTCAGTCAGGAAACTCTTTCTTCAAGTCCTCGTATTGAAACCCTTGCAAAAGAACTTGTGAAAGAGCTGAAGGGTTTGCCATTAGCTTTGATAGTTATTGGAAAGGCAATGTATCCAAAAACTGATCCGATTGAATGGGAATATGCTATCGAGCATATGCAACGATCATGTTGTGACGAGGATAATCCCCTGTCTATAGAAAATATTTTCGGACAACTCAAGTTTAGTTACGATAATTTACGGAGTGACACATTGAGACATTGTTTCTTGACTTGTGCACTGTGGCCAGAGGATTGGGAGATTATCAAAGCTGACCTTGCACAATGCTGGATGGGCTTAGGTCTATTGGATGAGTGTGATATTCAAAGGTCCTACTCACAAGCATATAGTCTAATCGGCGACCTTAGAGATGCATGTTTATTAGAGAACCGGGGAAATTGGTATGGTTCTGTTAAAGTGCATGACGTGATTCGTGATATGGCTTTGTGGATCTCTTGTGGCTGTGGTGAGAATAACAACAATTGGTTTGTCCGTGCAAAAGTTGCCACAGAAGAAAGATTTAGCATCCCTTGGGGCAAAGCTGAGTACATCTCGTTGATGTTGAATGGAATGAGTAAACTTCCTTCCTTTGGCAATGATCATGGCCCTATGAAACTGATGACATTATGCCTTCAAAATAATTATTTTGATGGAAGCATAGTTGAAACAATCAAGAATTTCGCTTCACTGACATATTTGGATTTGAGGACGAACCTTCTCAAGGACATACCTGAAGAATTATGCTCCTTAGTGAACTTGGAGTACCTTGATTTGTCACATAATCCTGACATATACCAATTGCCGGACTGCTTTGGAAAGCTCATTAAGCTCAAGTTCTTGTACTTGCAGTGCACGGACATACGAATAATACCAAAGAAGGTGATATCTAACCTTAAAGCTTTGCAAGTGATAGACATGAGGACTTGGCGGGCATATCGTGGAGGAGGCTCTATCAACTATAACCCTGCAATATTCCAAGAGTTGGGCACCCTTGATCAGTTGAAAGCAGCTGGTATTGAGGCCGATGGTTTCACAGAGTATGAATCACTAAGAGATGTCGCAGCTAATCTCCCCATTCGATCTTTAATTATGGGGAGTCTCAAAGAAACACACCCCTTATGCCTCTCTGATATTCTTTCAGCCGACTTTGCACGACGAACCTTGTTTGAACTGGAAATTATATGGAGCAAGATGGAGCAAATAACAGGAAGACAAGAACCAAACTACTGTTTTGGTACTCTGAATAAGCTCTTCCTGTGGTTTTTGGTGAACTTGAAAGAGATCACATGGGTGGGAAGGTCTCCAGCGTCTGTGTTTCCAAGGCTCACTTGTGTGAATGTGAATAGCTGCTCAAAGCTAGAGCACCTCTCTTGGACGATGTACCTGCCCTGCCTTGAGCAGTTGGAGGCACGTTTCTGCGACAACATGAAGGAAGCATTTCGGAGGACCGTGCATCACGGTGAAATAACGAGCACAGGTCAAGAGAGTTCAAGTGCATCTGAAGGTACATTTCCTTGCCTGAAACAGCTGCGCCTTTCGGACAACCCAAAGCTGATCACCATCTGTGATCCCGACGTGACGTTCCCGTCCCTGGAGCAGCTGGTGCTCACAAAGTCTCCAGAGTTGATCAGGCTCCCTTTCCAGATACACAGCTTGCCGCTAAAGCTGCAGGAGCTACAGTTTGATGATGTCGAATGCTGGGACAggttggaatgtgaagaaggtgtcAAATCTTTCCTACAACATTGTCTTAAATTTGGCTATGTGAGTGAAATATCATGATCAGTCCCTCCATTCCACACTGCCATGCTTTCTCTCTTGGCGCACGCATGGTAGCTGCAAGGTGCTCAGCATCATAATTTCCAACAGAGTTATGCAGGGGTATGCAATTGTGACGGAATCTCGTCTGAGGTCATGCAGGGGAGGTTGCCCCCTTTCTCATTTCAGCTGGTGGTGCTTGAAGGAAGCTGTGTGGGGAGGAGAGGAATCAATGAATCACCCCTCGCTTTCCAGACACACAGCTTGCCGTGAAAGTTGCAGGAGTTAAGAGTTACGGCTGGATAATGTTGAGCGTTGGGTCAGGTTGGAATGTTTTGAAGGTTAAAGTCAAATCTTTCTTGTAACCCTGTCTTAAATTTGGCTATGAGATTGCAATGCCATGATCAGTACCTACAAGGTGGTCGATATCGTCATTTCCAACAAAATGGCAGTATGTATAACAGGAAGGACAGTCAACTGTCAAATTGTCTTGTCCGGAACCGTGCAGAGGAGGCTGTCTGAAGCCAATGATGCAACAGCAAGGACTAGCTATAGATTCCAAACATCGAAAGCTCAACTCTTCTGAAGCCAACGATGCAGCGACGAGGACTAGAATTCTTCTGAACCTCAAAAGCTCTATCTGAAGCCAacattgtagcaacaatgactgGAACTATGAAGCTTGTTGTAAACTTGATTGATACGGAAGCTGAGAGGAGACATGCTTTTTATCTTTGTGTAGATCAACTAGAGATGCTTCCATTCATCCTCCTGACCGCGGTCGGATGGCGCGCGCTTTGTGCACAGTATTCTTTTTTCTGTTTATATGAACATATGTAGGACCTGATGGCCGGTCCGATATCTAAAAACCTCGTCAGAGAGCGGTGTTATGTTTTTGCAGAGTATGCTGGAAAATGCTTGTATTGGCTTTACCTGAAGGGAATTACTAGCATTGCAGTACAGAAGAAAGGACTGAGATTTAAGGATTGGAAAGTCCGTACAGAAAATAATTCAGAAGCTTGCAACAAGCGTACATTGTCAGATAACTGACTGACTAAAACAAGCATTCATGAACACAGCTGCTGCACATCAAGCCGTATGGATAAAGGCGTATGAAAGAATACTTACTTAATCTCCTACTCCTGGCTTAGATGACTGTAATATTTCTTCCACCGATTCAGCTTCCCATTCCATCTTTGCCTGCTGATGTTCTTCATTCAATATCCACTGTCAACTCTTGATATCAGTCACACCCCCATTACTAATATATCCCCACTCTCACTCCAATGCCCCTGCGTTCtctatatttcacaacgatttagATAAAATTTTCGGAAGCAATCTCCTTCCCCGCTTGGCAGCCGCGCTCACCCTGTTTCTTTGGTTTATAATCTCCTAGATTCAAACAAAATTCAATTTTGGTCAGAAAAAAAAATCCAGATTTGACTAAATTATATGGACCAATTCTGAATTAAATTTCAAAATGCCGGATAC
The Aegilops tauschii subsp. strangulata cultivar AL8/78 chromosome 3, Aet v6.0, whole genome shotgun sequence genome window above contains:
- the LOC109765824 gene encoding disease resistance protein RPS2, whose product is MAAVGSWFGAAIGTVISPFRDIFFRHAMYCFNPGKYVRDHDRDTQTLIGRRSGVQGEIRTGTPNGLVATDDADSWVKRANQAISEERRNHQHYDDRRIISKCCSLNCCANYKIAKRAVEARREVRACLDSIPSNSTVRPPPPSVIDIPIHSAQLASQDSILQTACESINNQVGMIGIWGPDGVGNTHLLNKINNSFVGPNPPYFVIFVTASRESLVRNIQAQIIQRLEIRKDDVVPNPATNISEQLRTRDFLLLVDGLYENLDLLEVGIPHPLGIIEGQFKRKVVITSQSKTVCDRMFVNEYIEMPGLGETESFELFAQTFGQEDIDSDPHIRAIAHDLVKELKGVPSDLIHFGKQMVGKSDPGEWEDVICTVRKLNLQKKDPTLGGRTLKNLKDATNNLVARSKDVHNKIKASEREGMTSTNEVNKWLEQVDTINYDVEVIFARNKLKKDVTMEAIKTVPQVQECLRACPNNIAFVSVPPPAQEIPGPCMSSQNRNLKEALQFIKDDPVGMIGIWGPGGVGKTYLLNSINNSIAVAGGISFDVIFVRASRGCSVEKIQGDFLMKLGMKADGNVESQSQKIFNFLKNRSFLILLDDLWEQIDLQAVGIPYPLGILGQFKRKVIITSRSENVCHLMDVKVPIEVPRLEDGEALQLFKQTVGQENLNEDPHIGALVIDLVKELQGLPSELIHFGKVLRRKRDPMQWENVIQAVKKSNLCKDDPLSVTGKIVKDLKDANKSLLARSNDIRRRIETDEREGRTSTIEVDGWLEKVAIINSGAQVIFNGYELNKDIRMEATEKLSEIQECLRACPDNNNIALESVPAPTQEIPGPSMSAENCNLQKALLFINDDPVGMIGIWGPGGVGKTYLLKNINNSFGGMSLHVIFVTASKGCSVQTIQEEILKKLRMPEGANVESQCQIIYEFLKNRSFLLLLDDLWEQIDLQAVGIPYPLGIVNQLKRKVVLTTRLRKVCGQMEVREELIVTCLQEEDAWQLFKEKVSQETLSSSPRIETLAKELVKELKGLPLALIVIGKAMYPKTDPIEWEYAIEHMQRSCCDEDNPLSIENIFGQLKFSYDNLRSDTLRHCFLTCALWPEDWEIIKADLAQCWMGLGLLDECDIQRSYSQAYSLIGDLRDACLLENRGNWYGSVKVHDVIRDMALWISCGCGENNNNWFVRAKVATEERFSIPWGKAEYISLMLNGMSKLPSFGNDHGPMKLMTLCLQNNYFDGSIVETIKNFASLTYLDLRTNLLKDIPEELCSLVNLEYLDLSHNPDIYQLPDCFGKLIKLKFLYLQCTDIRIIPKKVISNLKALQVIDMRTWRAYRGGGSINYNPAIFQELGTLDQLKAAGIEADGFTEYESLRDVAANLPIRSLIMGSLKETHPLCLSDILSADFARRTLFELEIIWSKMEQITGRQEPNYCFGTLNKLFLWFLVNLKEITWVGRSPASVFPRLTCVNVNSCSKLEHLSWTMYLPCLEQLEARFCDNMKEAFRRTVHHGEITSTGQESSSASEGTFPCLKQLRLSDNPKLITICDPDVTFPSLEQLVLTKSPELIRLPFQIHSLPLKLQELQFDDVECWDRLECEEGVKSFLQHCLKFGYVSEIS